The following are encoded in a window of Fusarium falciforme chromosome 11, complete sequence genomic DNA:
- a CDS encoding AA-TRNA-LIGASE-II-ALA domain-containing protein, producing the protein MTLPIRTFLAFQRDGKLSTLQTRVVAVQSYGDLEQDNQDLFKQGTEHDYAVITEQTIFHPQGGGQPSDVGKMTDQGGVCFTVAAARMDATGNGQVLHFGRFNSPGDTFSQGHDVNQEIDVELRLLYSRYHTAGHVLGSAVNHLLKDKIDDFDELKASHFPDSASCEFQGLIEGKWKDAIQQKVDEFITAKMPVEIHWWDAQDFRDNGLERLTPDASFVAPGEKFRVVKIVGAEVYPCGGTHVDTTDLCGETKVKKISRSKGKSKVSYLLP; encoded by the coding sequence ATGACCTTGCCGATCAGGACCTTCCTCGCCTTTCAGCGAGATGGAAAGCTTTCTACTCTTCAGACCAGGGTAGTGGCGGTGCAATCCTATGGTGATCTTGAGCAAGATAACCAAGATCTTTTCAAGCAAGGCACTGAGCATGATTACGCCGTCATCACAGAACAAACCATCTTTCACCCCCAAGGCGGGGGCCAACCTTCAGATGTCGGCAAGATGACGGATCAAGGTGGCGTATGTTTTACCGTCGCGGCGGCTCGAATGGATGCAACAGGCAACGGTCAAGTCTTGCACTTTGGACGATTCAACTCCCCGGGAGACACTTTCAGTCAGGGCCACGATGTGAACCAGGAGATCGACGTTGAACTACGCCTCCTCTATTCACGATACCATACTGCTGGTCACGTCCTCGGCTCGGCAGTCAACCACCTCCTAAAGGACAAGATCGACGATTTTGACGAGCTGAAAGCCTCACACTTCCCCGATTCAGCATCGTGCGAGTTCCAAGGACTCATTGAAGGAAAATGGAAAGACGCCATTCAGCAAAAGGTGGACGAGTTCATCACGGCAAAGATGCCCGTTGAAATCCACTGGTGGGACGCACAGGACTTCCGCGACAATGGGTTGGAGCGTCTGACGCCTGACGCGAGCTTCGTAGCTCCTGGGGAGAAGTTCCGCGTCGTCAAGATTGTCGGGGCAGAAGTGTACCCCTGTGGAGGAACCCATGTTGACACAACCGACTTGTGCGGCGAGACCAAGGTTAAGAAGATATCGAGAAGCAAAGGCAAATCAAAAGTTAGCTACTTGTTACCGTAA
- a CDS encoding Zn(2)-C6 fungal-type domain-containing protein, with amino-acid sequence MSSSDAQDRGGRNEDGGQDPSGAHDGPAVAPCHNENGDEKRGDVVEVATGASAGAESLEKPERPVKKMKRGKYISRACTSCQQRKIKLMYDQYDSTISSEILARLDAVERHLRLMRPPGPDSTIPPLNHLSPDEQLKHSPAKLQSALEADGQTFAGEITMNPAFEDDNDTLDHNSVVSSGLRLEHSSPASSLHPPATSPGELGSRRGRWWFDSILAQHGVTIDENQSRYYLQVYLDEIHPMYPFIHPPAIWETFNEMWQYSTPWPTAESAEGEHMRVSMALDLLETSNTATKSLLMLQVLIVRVIYLFRLDANQKAARVLALTVSVAHTIGIHRQSTIDTMPAFYNQLYCRAWWVIYMIDRRIALESGKPFLIQDSNVDTVLPIDLSDEWMTRFSTRNETMAELQHEITAEVGRDILPSPIPYVVAMIRYSRVAGKAWEVLYGVKAYSAPKFAMVEYVDTVLCKLLDTAPKNLRYDPDEPYESQFSTSLRWQIKQTVILTTCCTYLRLLIRRPLLPNSRPLSLTEEDDLESSIECAGLAAKILTAHQNIKDDLIKYSFALSHYVTSCAMIMIALVSREPGSKKRYGSLVLAATQSLNLYSHKVWVSGKMTRCVSRLSRLVHQTLAGNMNDSHGRLSPKSVRRDSRAEKPLQQLTPQAEDQEPYRISSRPGTSILHSSDLDGSVDAVGGARREQRSDAFSYNPDASGASVERSSANFRKNEQVSASWMAGPSGDGRNSWVMSDFNFETFGEQFGSNGVGFSTFSANERLDNTRDANSVADRDYGEAKLGVLGLNGAFNLDMDMDPALMDLYDTSTMDLDILGSNLL; translated from the exons ATGTCGTCGTCAGATGCCCAGGACCGTGGCGGCCGCAACGAAGACGGCGGCCAGGACCCCTCAGGGGCTCATGATGGGCCCGCTGTCGCGCCCTGTCATAACGAGAATGGAGACGAAAAGCGAGGCGATGTCGTCGAAGTCGCCACAGGTGCCAGTGCTGGTGCTGAGTCTCTTGAGAAACCGGAGCGTCCGgtaaagaagatgaagaggggAAAATACATATCCAGAGCCTG CACTTCTTGTCAGCAACGCAAGATCAAG CTCATGTATGATCAATATGATAGCACCATCAGCTCTGAGATCTTAGCTCGCTTGGACGCCGTAGAGCGTCACTTGCGTCTCATGCGACCGCCCGGCCCTGACTCGACCATTCCTCCTCTCAACCACCTTTCCCCCGACGAGCAGCTCAAACATTCTCCTGCGAAACTTCAGAGTGCCTTGGAGGCAGACGGCCAGACGTTTGCTGGGGAGATAACTATGAATCCGGCGTTCGAAGACGATAATGACACCTTGGACCACAACAGTGTTGTATCTTCAGGGTTGCGGCTCGAGCATTCCTCACCCGCCTCTTCCCTCCACCCTCCGGCAACGTCCCCAGGCGAGTTGGGGTCTCGAAGAGGGAGATGGTGGTTTGATAGCATCCTTGCACAACACGGCGTCACCATCGACGAGAACCAATCGAGATACTATCTACAAGTCTATTTGGACGAGATCCATCCCATGtatccattcatccatcctCCTGCCATATGGGAGACGTTCAATGAGATGTGGCAATACTCTACTCCCTGGCCCACAGCAGAATCCGCAGAAGGGGAACACATGCGGGTCTCGATGGCTTTG GATTTGCTCGAGACTAGCAACACGGCCACAAAGTCCCTGCTTATGCTGCAAGTTCTGATCGTAAGA GTTATCTATCTGTTTCGTCTAGATGCGAACCAGAAAGCTGCTAGGGTCCTGGCGCTCACCGTGTCTGTTGCACACACCATAGGGATACACCGTCAAAGTACCATCGACACCATGCCTGCGTTTTACAACCAGTTATATTGTCGGGCGTGGTGGGTGATATACATGATAGATCGTCGGATAGCCCTCGAGTCTGGCAAACCGTTCCTCATTCAAGACAGCAACGTGGACACGGTACTACCGATCGACCTCAGCGATGAATGGATGACTAGATTTTCGACAAGAAACGAGACCATGGCAGAATTGCAGCATGAGATCACAGCTGAGGTTGGTCGAGACATATTGCCCTCGCCGATACCTTATGTTGTTGCTATGATTCGATATTCTCGTGTGGCGGGAAAGGCTTGGGAGGTGTTGTACGGCGTCAAAGCATATAGTGCCCCTAAATTTGCTATGGTCGAATATGTCGATACTGTTCTTTGTAAGCTGCTAGATACAGCTCCCAAGAACTTGAGGTACGACCCGGACGAACCCTACGAATCCCAATTCAGCACCAGCTTGCGATGGCAGATCAAGCAGACTGTTATTCTGACCACG TGCTGCACATATCTTCGCCTTTTAATACGAAGGCCCCTTTTACCCAATTCGAGGCCACTGAGCCTCACTGAGGAGGACGACCTGGAATCGTCCATAGAGTGCGCTGGCCTCGCCGCAAAGATCCTCACTGCCCACCAAAACATCAAAGATGACCTCATCAAGTATAGCTTTGCTCTCAGTCACTACGTCACAAGCTGCGCCATGATCATGATCGCCTTGGTTTCCAGGGAACCGGGTTCCAAGAAGAGATATGGCTCCCTCGTGCTGGCAGCAACTCAGTCTTTGAATCTGTATAGCCACAAGGTCTGGGTCTCCGGAAAGATGACGCGCTGCGTCTCTAGGCTTAGTCGATTAGTACACCAAACTCTGGCAGGGAACATGAATGATAGTCACGGGCGCCTGAGCCCAAAGAGCGTGCGACGGGACTCGAGGGCCGAAAAACCGCTGCAACAACTCACGCCCCAAGCAGAGGATCAAGAGCCGTACCGGATTTCATCCAGACCAGGGACTTCCATCCTCCATTCAAGTGACCTTGATGGTTCAGTCGATGCGGTTGGAGGGGCACGAAGGGAACAAAGATCAGATGCCTTCTCATACAACCCTGATGCAAGTGGCGCATCAGTCGAGAGATCAAGCGCAAATTTCAGAAAGAACGAGCAGGTTTCTGCATCATGGATGGCTGGACCAAGTGGCGACGGTCGGAATAGTTGGGTCATGTCAGATTTTAACTTTGAAACGTTCGGGGAGCAATTTGGGTCAAATGGCGTGGGATTCTCAACATTTTCAGCCAACGAGAGGCTTGACAATACGAGAGATGCCAATTCAGTCGCTGATCGGGATTATGGTGAGGCGAAGCTGGGCGTTTTGGGACTCAACGGCGCCTTCAATCTCGATATGGACATGGACCCTGCTTTGATGGATCTCTACGATACGTCGACGATGGATCTTGATATACTGGGTTCAAACCTGTTATGA
- a CDS encoding NmrA domain-containing protein, whose protein sequence is MAKTILILGATGTQGGSVAKLLLQYPQQYQVRCLTRNPDSDKARALAAQGAELIKADLTIPSTMPEAFHDVWGAFAVTDFYDTAVLDDPMSEEKQGQHIVEAATAAGVECFLWSTLPSSREISGGKFVTRLYEGKQSVDAVIRAAGLKGCFIRTGNFYENMILRKYASYDKDTDVITMTRPIIGPDAELTSLYVEKDLSAVCKAVFDQWETKKASLDGKYFLASGARETMGQINAVLEKVSGKKVIYKVKPTCGIPDRDIMLQLYNNVGMYPGVEIPPPEVLELGVKLHSAEDFIKERLLPHLGISPVN, encoded by the exons ATGGCGAAAACCATTCTCATCCTCGGTGCAACTGGCACTCAGG GCGGATCTGTTGCAAAGCTGCTGCTTCAGTATCCACAACAGTACCAAGTCCGATGCCTTACCCGAAACCCAGATTCAGACAAAGCGAGAGCCTTGGCTGCACAGGGAGCCGAGCTGATCAAGGCGGACTTAACCATTCCTTCGACCATGCCAGAGGCCTTCCATGATGTCTGGGGTGCCTTTGCTGTCACTGACTTCTATGATACG GCCGTCCTTGATGACCCTATGAGCGAGGAAAAACAGGGCCAGCATATTGTTGAAGCGGCAACGGCAGCAGGCGTTGAGTGCTTCTTATGGAGCACACTGCCAAGTTCCCGCGAGATCTCCGGGGGCAAATTTGTGACTCGATTGTACGAAG GCAAACAATCCGTCGACGCCGTTATCCGGGCAGCTGGCCTCAAGGGGTGTTTTATCCGAACTGGAAACTTTTATGAGAACATGATCTTGCGTAAATATGCCTCTTATGACAAGGACACCGATGTTATCACCATGACCCGACCCATCATTGGGCCCGATGCCGAAC TCACATCACTTTATGTCGAAAAGGATCTCTCGGCTGTCTGTAAGGCTGTCTTTGATCAGTGGGAGACGAAAAAGGCCAGTCTCGACGGCAAATATTTTCTCGCCAGCGGGGCCCGCGAGACCATGGGACAGATCAACGCCGTCCTCGAGAAAG TCTCTGGGAAGAAGGTCATTTACAAGGTCAAGCCGACGTGTGGCATCCCAGATCGCGACATCATGCTGCAGTTGTACAACAACGTTGGCATGTACCCTGGAGTCGAAATCCCGCCTCCTGAGGTGCTTGAGCTAGGAGTGAAACTCCACAGCGCCgaagattttattaaggaGAGACTGCTTCCACATCTTGGTATTTCGCCGGTGAATTAG
- a CDS encoding Nitroreductase domain-containing protein has product MADKFLAEIKSRRTCYSLEAKSPISDARIVEIASEVAKHTPSSFNCQATRLVILLRDEHVKFWEIAKDCFKATMPEATYQEYEKKLLQRQAGYGTILFFEDLDVIREYQVKNPRFTWHLLQFSEHNNAMQAINMWTALSLEGLGCNLQHINPIIDQRIVGQWSVLPQWSLKAQLVFGTPTGAPAHDKTFIPVEERLFVHGSSS; this is encoded by the exons ATGGCGGACAAGTTTCTTGCTGAGATCAAGAGCCGTCGAACCTGCTATTCACTCGAGGCCAAGTCCCCAATAAGTGATGCTCGAATTGTCGAGATCGCCTCCGAGGTGGCCAAGCATACGCCGAGCTCTTTCAACTGCCAGGCTACTCGATTGGTCATTCTCTTGAGAGATGAGCACGTCAAGTTCTGGGAGATTGCAAAAGACTGCTTCAAGGCTACCATGCCTGAGGCAACCTATCAAGAGTATGAGAAGAAATTACTGCAGCGCCAGGCAGGATACGGCACG ATACTTTTCTTTGAAGATCTAGACGTGATTCGTGAATATCAGGTGAAGAATCCGAGATTTACGTGGCATCTCCTGCAGTTTTCTGAGCACAATAACGCAATGCAAGCCATTAACATGTGGACGGCACTCAGTCTTGAGGGCCTGGGATGCAACTTGCAACATATTAACCCCATTATCGATCAGAGAATCGTTGGGCAGTGGAGCGTTTTGCCTCAGTGGTCATTGAAAGCACAGTTGGTTTTCGGAACGCCTACTGGTGCACCGGCCCACGACAAGACGTTCATCCCGGTTGAAGAGCGTCTTTTCGTGCACGGTTCGAGCTCCTAG